In Juglans microcarpa x Juglans regia isolate MS1-56 chromosome 4S, Jm3101_v1.0, whole genome shotgun sequence, a single window of DNA contains:
- the LOC121262834 gene encoding pentatricopeptide repeat-containing protein At2g18940, chloroplastic encodes MEGALFHNRPVYPIPTNRPAQPNPPLKFTSTTLPPPPQSPSPASFPLDTLLQHLLHLSSPPNTIHRLKPIQPTQRSNTRFPALHISVDSAEAGHELSHPKILTSVSAPQYENNKEEARLENGTLEFLSIKCKFMFNSILQQPLTSLNAFFDSVKFELREVDLISLLKALDLSDNRERAFLLIEWVSMNLSSENVKLDNQVIELMVRILGKESRHLNALKLFDVIPVEEYSLDIRAYTTILHAYSRTGKYRKAIAMFEKIKESGLSPTLVTYNVMLDVYGKMGRSWNKILVLLDEMRSKGLEFDEFTCSTVISACGREGLLKEAREFFAGLKSQGYAPGTVTYNSLLQVFGKAGIFSEALSILKEMEDNNCPPDSVTYNELVAAYVRAGFYEEGAAVIDTMTHKGVFPNAVTYTTVINAYGRAGKEDKALTLFNQMKVLGCVPNVCTYNAVLSMLGKRSRPEEMIKILCDMKLNGCAPNRITWNTMLAMCGDKGKHKYLTRILREMKHCGFEPDRDTFNTLISAYGRCGSQVDATKMSEDMIEAGFTPCVTTYNAFLNALARRGDYRAAESVILDMRNKGFKPNETSYSLMLHCYAKGGNIRGIEKIENEIYDGPIYPSWMLLRTLILANFKCRALMGMERAFLELQKNGYKPDLVLFNCMLSIFAKKNMYDRAHEMLHLIHENGLQPDLVTYNSLMDMYARGGECWKAEEVLKGLQESGGKPDLVSYNTVIKGFCRQGLMQEAIRTLSEMTASGIRPCIFTYNTFVAGYVGQGMFTEADEVLGYMIQNNCRPNELTYKIVVDGYCKARKYKEAMDFVSKIKEMDNSFDDQFEQRLASRIREFLES; translated from the coding sequence ATGGAAGGTGCTCTCTTTCATAACCGGCCGGTGTATCCCATCCCGACCAACAGACCCGCCCAACCTAACCCGCCTCTGAAATTCACTTCAACAACACTGCCGCCCCCTCCTCAATCCCCGTCTCCTGCCTCGTTCCCCTTAGACACTCTCCTTCAGCACCTTCTTCACCTCTCTTCGCCTCCCAACACCATCCACAGGCTTAAACCCATACAACCAACTCAGCGCAGCAATACCCGATTCCCCGCCCTTCACATTTCGGTTGATTCGGCCGAGGCAGGGCACGAACTATCCCATCCCAAAATATTAACTTCAGTTTCAGCCCCACAGTACGAGAACAACAAAGAAGAGGCTCGACTAGAAAATGGCACTCTTGAATTCTTGTCAATAAAGtgtaagttcatgttcaattcaaTTTTACAACAGCCTTTGACTAGTTTGAATGCATTCTTTGATTCTGTCAAGTTTGAGTTGCGTGAAGTTGATTTGATCAGTCTCTTGAAAGCATTAGACCTTTCGGACAATCGGGAGAGAGCCTTTTTGTTGATTGAGTGGGTTTCCATGAACTTAAGCTCTGAAAATGTGAAACTGGATAATCAGGTTATTGAATTAATGGTTAGGATTCTTGGGAAAGAGTCGCGGCATTTGAACGCGTTGAAGTTGTTTGATGTTATTCCTGTTGAGGAATACTCGCTTGATATCCGAGCCTATACCACTATTCTTCATGCATATTCTCGCACTGGCAAGTACAGAAAAGCAATCGCTATGTTTGAGAAGATAAAGGAAAGTGGTCTCTCCCCTACTTTGGTAACTTACAACGTGATGCTTGATGTTTATGGGAAGATGGGTCGTTCTTGGAATAAGATTTTAGTCCTCTTGGATGAGATGAGAAGCAAAGGGCTTGAGTTTGATGAGTTTACTTGCAGTACTGTGATATCTGCGTGTGGGAGAGAGGGCCTTTTGAAAGAAGCGAGAGAGTTCTTTGCTGGATTGAAGTCTCAGGGGTATGCACCTGGAACTGTTACTTATAATTCTCTGCTACAAGTGTTTGGGAAGGCAGGGATATTCTCAGAGGCCTTGAGCATCTTGAAGGAAATGGAGGACAATAACTGCCCACCTGACTCTGTTACTTACAACGAGCTTGTAGCAGCTTATGTCAGAGCGGGATTCTATGAAGAAGGAGCGGCTGTCATTGACACAATGACGCACAAAGGAGTATTTCCCAATGCTGTTACATATACCACTGTGATAAACGCTTATGGCAGGGCAGGAAAGGAGGACAAGGCCTTAACGCTGTTCAACCAGATGAAGGTGTTGGGCTGTGTTCCTAATGTATGCACATACAATGCTGTTCTCTCAATGCTAGGGAAAAGATCGCGACCAGAAGAGATGATAAAGATACTCTGTGATATGAAGTTAAATGGATGTGCTCCAAACCGTATTACATGGAACACAATGCTTGCCATGTGTGGTGACAAGGGTAAACACAAGTATCTCACTCGCATCTTACGGGAAATGAAGCATTGTGGTTTTGAGCCAGATAGAGACACCTTTAACACTTTGATCAGTGCATATGGCCGGTGTGGCTCTCAAGTTGATGCTACTAAAATGTCTGAGGACATGATTGAAGCAGGTTTTACTCCGTGTGTTACCACTTATAATGCTTTTCTAAATGCTCTGGCTCGTCGAGGTGATTATAGAGCTGCAGAATCTGTCATTCTAGACATGAGAAATAAGGGTTTCAAGCCAAACGAAACTTCATACTCACTGATGCTTCATTGTTATGCAAAGGGAGGAAATATCAGAGGCATAGAGAAGATTGAGAACGAAATTTATGATGGTCCTATTTATCCTAGTTGGATGCTTTTGAGAACTCTCATTCTTGCAAACTTCAAGTGTAGAGCACTAATGGGAATGGAGAGGGCATTTCTGGAATTGCAGAAGAATGGATATAAGCCTgatttggttttgtttaattGCATGCTCTCCATTTTTGCCAAAAAAAACATGTATGACAGGGCCCATGAGATGCTGCACTTGATTCACGAGAATGGGCTGCAGCCAGATCTCGTGACCTACAATAGCTTGATGGACATGTACGCTAGAGGGGGAGAGTGCTGGAAGGCAGAAGAAGTCCTTAAGGGACTACAAGAATCTGGTGGGAAACCAGACCTCGTGTCTTACAACACTGTCATCAAAGGATTTTGCAGACAAGGGCTCATGCAGGAGGCTATAAGAACTCTCTCAGAGATGACGGCCAGTGGGATTCGGCCCTGTATCTTTACATACAATACTTTTGTGGCAGGCTATGTTGGGCAGGGAATGTTTACAGAAGCGGATGAAGTATTAGGCTATATGATTCAGAACAATTGCAGACCGAATGAGCTAACTTACAAGATTGTAGTGGATGGTTATTGTAAGGCGAGAAAATACAAAGAGGCCATGGATTTTGTGTCAAAGATAAAGGAGATGGATAATTCTTTTGACGATCAGTTTGAACAGAGACTTGCTTCCCGCATCAGGGAGTTTTTGGAGTCATGA
- the LOC121263144 gene encoding uncharacterized protein LOC121263144: MSMASSQQSFLTNALSSPPTHKPRTKILYPVKTISCRYPPHDHNDSRGKSVNQLGKLAIVTLAAGVLTLGSVHDASAAKSGGRVGGQAFRPSAPRSAPRINNNSRTNIYVNPPVAPPLVGGYGYGYGYGVPFYGGWGWSPFSFFAPGPSVAVGVGGGFDFFALLLFLGAITAVARRFTQRRDEDD, translated from the exons ATGTCCATGGCATCATCTCAGCAAAGTTTCCTCACCAACGCCCTCAGCTCTCCACCGACCCACAAACCAAGGACAAAGATTCTCTACCCAGTTAAAACAATCTCATGCAGATACCCACCTCATGACCACAACGACTCTCGAGG GAAGAGTGTGAACCAGTTGGGAAAGCTGGCCATAGTAACACTGGCAGCTGGGGTGTTGACACTGGGCTCAGTTCATGATGCATCTGCTGCCAAGAGTGGCGGAAGAGTTGGCGGCCAGGCTTTCCGGCCATCGGCACCTCGGTCAGCCCCCAGAATCAACAATAATTCTAG GACCAACATTTACGTCAATCCTCCAGTTGCACCACCTTTAGTTGGTGGGTACGGTTATGGTTATGGTTATGGTGTACCTTTCTACGGTGGCTGGGGTTGGtcaccattttctttctttgcacCTGGTCCGAGTGTCGCCGTCGGTGTTGGAGGTGGATTTGACTTTTTTGCTCTGTTACTGTTTCTTGGTGCTATAACTGCTGTTGCGAGGAGATTCACCCAACGAAGAGATGAAGATGATTAG
- the LOC121262965 gene encoding homogentisate phytyltransferase 1, chloroplastic-like yields the protein MDSMLIGSFPRPSSLGIGGRERTDRFQKVFIPRCVTIPISASVGSHLAVKFSRCGACNILERQSDIRSQQHLLEHSIRSFEERTKFYKRRDKTCLVNAASGYPLESEPEACKPKSIWDSLKNSLDAFYRFSRPHTVIGTALSIISVSLLAVERLSDISPLFFTGVVEALVAALLMNIYIVGLNQLSDIDIDKVNKPYLPLASGEYSVVTGVMIVTSFSVLSFWLGWIVGSWPLFWALFISFLLGTAYSIDLPLMRWKRFAVVAAMCILVVRAVIVQLAFFLHIQTHVYKRPAVLSRPLIFATAFMSFFSVVIALFKDIPDIDGDKMYGIRSFSVHLGQKRVFWICISLLEMAYGVALLVGLASCCLWSRVITVLGHAILATALWRRAKSIDLSSKAAIISFYMFIWKLFYAEYLLIPLVR from the exons ATGGATTCGATGCTTATTGGGTCCTTCCCAAGACCTTCTTCACTCGGTATTG GTGGGAGAGAACGGACTGATAGATTTCAGAAGGTTTTCATCccaa GATGTGTTACCATTCCAATTTCTGCTAGTGTAGGATCTCATTTAGCAGTCAAGTTTTCAAGATGCGGAGCATGTAACATTCTGGAGAGACAGTCAGACATCAGGTCTCAGCAGCATCTTTTAGAGCATAGTATCAGAAGCTTTGAGGAAAGAACTAAATTTTACAAGAGGCGTGATAAAACATGCTTGGTGAATGCAGCCTCTGGATACCCTCTGGAGTCCGAGCCTGAAGCTTGTAAACCGAAAAGCATTTGGGACTCATTAAAAAACTCCTTGGATGCTTTTTACCGGTTTTCTCGTCCACACACGGTCATAGGCACA GCATTAAGCATAATTTCAGTTTCTCTCCTTGCAGTCGAGAGGCTCTCAGATATATCTCCATTGTTTTTCACTGGGGTAGTGGAG GCCTTGGTTGCTGCCCTATTAATGAACATTTACATTGTTGGTCTGAATCAGTTATCTGACATTGATATAGACAAG GTTAACAAGCCATATCTTCCATTAGCATCAGGGGAATATTCAGTTGTAACCGGTGTCATGATTGTGACGTCTTTCTCCGTTCTG AGTTTTTGGCTTGGATGGATTGTGGGTTCATGGCCATTGTTTTGGGCTCTCTTCATCAGTTTTTTACTTGGAACTGCTTATTCAATTGAT TTGCCCCTAATGCGATGGAAGAGATTTGCAGTAGTTGCTGCAATGTGCATCCTGGTTGTGCGGGCGGTGATTGTTCAGCTTGCATTTTTTCTACATATTCAG ACCCATGTATACAAAAGACCTGCTGTCTTGTCAAGGCCACTGATTTTTGCTACTGCATTCATGAGCTTTTTTTCGGTTGTTATAGCATTATTCAAG GACATACCCGATATTGATGGAGATAAGATGTATGGCATCCGCTCTTTTTCAGTGCATTTGGGTCAAAAGCGG GTATTTTGGATTTGCATTTCACTTCTTGAAATGGCTTATGGCGTTGCCCTTTTAGTGGGACTAGCATCTTGCTGCCTCTGGAGTAGAGTCATCACG GTTTTGGGACATGCAATTTTGGCTACAGCCCTTTGGAGACGTGCCAAATCTATTGATCTGAGCAGCAAAGCTGCAATCATATCTTTCTATATGTTTATTTGGAAG CTCTTCTATGCTGAGTATTTACTCATTCCACTTGTGAGGTGA